The following coding sequences are from one Abyssicoccus albus window:
- a CDS encoding IS6-like element IS257 family transposase codes for MNYFRYKQFNKDVITVAVGYYLRYALSYRDISEILRERGVNVHHSTVYRWVQEYAPILYQIWKKKHKKAYYKWRIDETYIKIKGKWSYLYRAIDAEGHTLDIWLRKQRDNHAAYAFIKRLIKQFGKPQKVITDQAPSTKVAMAKVIKTFKLNPDCHCTSKYLNNLIEQDHRHIKVRKTRYQSINTAKNTLKGIECIYALYKKNRRSLQIYGFSPCHEISIMLAS; via the coding sequence ATGAACTATTTCAGATATAAACAATTTAACAAGGACGTCATCACTGTAGCCGTTGGCTACTATCTAAGATACGCGCTGAGTTATCGTGATATATCTGAAATACTAAGAGAACGTGGTGTCAACGTTCATCATTCAACGGTCTACCGTTGGGTTCAAGAATATGCTCCGATTTTGTATCAAATTTGGAAGAAAAAACATAAAAAAGCCTATTACAAATGGCGTATTGATGAGACGTACATCAAAATAAAAGGGAAATGGAGCTATTTATATCGTGCTATTGATGCAGAGGGGCATACATTAGATATTTGGTTGCGTAAGCAACGTGATAATCATGCAGCATATGCGTTTATCAAACGTCTCATTAAACAATTTGGTAAACCTCAAAAAGTGATTACAGATCAGGCACCTTCAACGAAGGTAGCCATGGCTAAAGTTATTAAAACGTTTAAACTAAATCCCGACTGTCATTGTACATCGAAATATCTGAATAATCTCATTGAGCAAGATCACCGTCATATTAAAGTAAGAAAGACAAGATATCAAAGTATCAATACGGCCAAAAATACTTTAAAAGGTATTGAATGTATTTACGCTCTATATAAAAAGAACCGCAGGTCTCTTCAGATCTACGGATTTTCGCCATGCCACGAAATTAGCATCATGCTAGCAAGTTAA